The Podarcis muralis chromosome 10, rPodMur119.hap1.1, whole genome shotgun sequence genome includes a region encoding these proteins:
- the TMTC3 gene encoding protein O-mannosyl-transferase TMTC3, with protein sequence MAYVNLKEIALIVGVVAACYWNSLFCGFVFDDVSAILDNKDLHPSTPLKNLFLNDFWGTPMSEERSHKSYRPLTVLTFRLNYLFSELNAVSYHFLNVIFHAAVCIVFLKVCKLFLDSRSSLVASLLFAVHPIHTEAVTGVVGRAELLSSIFFLAAFLSYTRSRGPENTIVWTPIAVTVFLVAVATLCKEQGITVVGICCVYEVFIAQGYTLPILWDTVLQILRGKGSIPYCMLQMLLKLIVLMFSTLLLVVIRVQVIQSQLPVFTRFDNPAAVSPSPARQLTFNYLLPVNAWLLLNPSELCCDWTMGTIPLVESLLDIRNVATIAFFCFLGTLLVFSLRYAGDSSKTVLMALCLIVLPFIPASNLFFPVGFVVAERVLYVPSMGFCMLVAHGWKKLSSNSVLRKLSWVCLSMVLFIHALKTLHRNWDWESEYTLFMSALKVNKNNAKLWNNVGHALENEKNFERALRFFIQATQVQPDDIGAHMNVGRTYKNLNRTKEAEESYLIAKSLMPQIIPGKKYAARVAPNHLNVYINLANLIRANESRLEEADQLYRQAISMRPDFKQAYISRGELLLKMNKPLQAKEAYLRALELDRSNADLWYNLAIVYIELKDPTEALKNFNRALELNPSHKLALFNSALLMQESGDARLRPEAKKRLLNYVKEEPHDANGYFNLGMLAMDDKKDAEAETWMKKAIKLQPGFRSALFNLALLYSQTAKELKALPVLEELLRYYPDHTKGLILKGDILMNQKKDIRGAKECFEKILKMDPNNVQGKHNLCVVYFEERDLIKAEKCLVETLALAPHEEYIQRHLSIVRSKIALLGTGEAASIPAEKTTASEVGKTPPEDLKGAKNKNLKVAKNEQRSSRTTNSDSNKGQSKPKKQGEKNTTDKETKKKSTKEIKDIEKKRVAALKRLEEIERILNGE encoded by the exons ATGGCTTATGTTAACCTAAAGGAAATTGCACTAATAGTTGGAGTGGTGGCAGCTTGCTATTGGAACAGCCTGTTTTGTGGCTTTGTTTTTGACGACGTTTCAGCCATTTTGGACAACAAAGATTTGCATCCTTCCACTCCGTTAAAAAATCTCTTCCTGAATGACTTCTGGGGGACTCCTATGTCTGAG gagCGAAGTCACAAGTCATACAGGCCGCTCACTGTGCTCACGTTCCGTTTGAACTACCTGTTCAGCGAGTTAAATGCTGTCTCTTACCACTTCCTGAACGTCATCTTCCATGCAGCTGTTTGTATTGTCTTCCTCAAGGTCTGTAAGCTTTTCCTGGACAGCAGGAGCAGTTTGGTTGCTTCCTTACTGTTCGCAGTGCACCCAATACACACTGAAGCG GTAACTGGTGTAGTGGGCAGAGCAGAGCTTCTCTCCTCCATCTTTTTCCTAGCTGCTTTTTTGTCATATACCAGGTCCAGAGGTCCAGAAAACACGATTG TGTGGACTCCTATTGCAGTGACTGTGTTTCTGGTGGCTGTGGCAACATTATGTAAGGAACAAGGAATAACAGTGGTGGGAATCTGTTGTGTCTATGAAGTATTTATAGCTCAAGGG TATACCTTGCCTATTCTTTGGGATACAGTGCTACAGATTCTCCGAGGCAAAGGCAGCATTCCTTACTGTATGCTCCAAATGCTGTTGAAGCTGATAGTTCTGATGTTCAGTACTCTGCTTCTTGTTGTGATCAGAGTCCAGGTCATTCAGTCGCAGTTGCCAGTGTTTacaag GTTTGATAACCCAGCTGCTGTCAGTCCATCTCCTGCAAGGCAGCTGACTTTCAACTACCTCCTTCCTGTGAATGCCTGGCTGCTTCTTAATCCCTCGGAATTGTGTTGCGATTGGACGATGGGCACCATACCGTTGGTAGAATCTCTTCTAGACATCAGAAATGTTGCCACCATCGCCTTCTTCTGCTTTTTGGGAACATTGCTCGTCTTCAGCCTCCGCTATGCTGGAGATTCTTCCAAGACTGTGTTGATG gCACTTTGTTTAATAGTGTTGCCATTCATCCCAGCCTCCAACCTTTTTTTTCCTGTTGGCTTCGTAGTAGCAGAGCGAGTGTTGTATGTTCCCAGCATGGGATTCTGCATGCTAGTGGCCCATGGGTGGAAAAAGCTCTCAAGCAACAG TGTCCTAAGAAAGCTATCCTGGGTTTGCCTCTCTATGGTGCTGTTTATCCATGCCTTAAAAACCTTGCACAGGAACTGGGACTGGGAATCGGAATATACACTGTTCATGTCTGCCTTGAAG GTAAATAAGAACAATGCTAAACTCTGGAATAATGTGGGCCATGCTTTGGAAAATGAAAAGAATTTTGAAAGGGCATTGAGATTCTTCATACAAGCCACCCAAGTGCAACCTG ATGACATTGGTGCCCACATGAATGTAGGAAGGACTTATAAAAACTTAAACAGAACCAAAGAAGCTGAAGAATCTTACTTGATTGCAAAATCATTGATGCCACAA ATTATTCCAGGTAAAAAATACGCTGCCCGAGTCGCTCCTAACCACCTGAATGTTTATATCAATCTTGCAAACCTGATTCGAGCGAATGAGTCTCGCCTTGAAGAAGCAGACCAGTTATATCGCCAAGCCATTAGCATGAGGCCAGACTTCAAACAGGCGTACATAAGCAG GGGCGAACTGCTTCTGAAAATGAACAAACCTCTGCAAGCCAAGGAAGCATACCTTCGAGCCCTCGAACTGGATAGGAGCAATGCAGACCTGTGGTATAACTTGGCAATTGTTTACATTGAACTGAAAGATCCGACGGAAGCTCTGAAGAACTTCAACAGGGCATTAGAACTGAATCCTAGTCATAAACTAGCACTATTTAATTCTGCACTACTAATGCAAGAATCCG GTGATGCTAGACTTAGGCCGGAAGCTAAGAAAAGACTTCTAAATTATGTGAAAGAAGAGCCTCATGATGCAAATGGCTATTTCAACTTGGGCATGCTTGCAATGGATGACAAAAAGGATGCTGAGGCAGAAACCTGGATGAAAAAAGCCATAAAGCTGCAGCCGGGCTTCCGAAGCGCTCTGTTCAATTTGGCCCTGCTTTATTCCCAGACTGCAAAGGAGTTGAAAGCTTTGCCAGTTCTGGAAGAGCTGTTAAGATACTACCCTGATCATACCAAAGGTTTGATCCTGAAGGGAGACATTTTGATGAACCAAAAGAAAGATATACGGGGAGCTAAGGAGTGTTTTGAGAAGATTCTGAAAATGGACCCTAACAACGTACAAGGGAAACACAACCTTTGTGTGGTTTATTTTGAGGAGCGGGACTTGATCAAAGCGGAGAAGTGTTTGGTGGAGACTCTGGCTTTAGCGCCGCATGAGGAATACATCCAGCGTCACTTGAGCATAGTCCGAAGTAAAATCGCTTTGCTCGGTACCGGAGAAGCAGCTAGCATTCCCGCGGAAAAGACGACAGCTTCGGAGGTAGGGAAAACTCCTCCTGAAGACTTGAAaggggcaaaaaacaaaaacttgaaaGTGGCCAAAAATGAACAGAGGAGCTCTCGGACCACAAACAGTGACAGCAACAAAGGGCAGTCGAAGCCCAAGAAACAAGGGGAGAAGAACACCACAGACAAAGAGACGAAAAAGAAGTCTACAAAAGAAATCAAAGACATTGAGAAAAAAAGGGTTGCCGCTCTGAAGAGACTAGAAGAGATTGAGCGTATATTGAATGGCGAATAA